The genomic region CGAGGGTTTCGATCAGTGCACCCCCAACGGGATTTGAACCCGTGCTACCACCTTGAGAGGGTGGCGTCCTAGGCCGCTAGACGATGGGGGCCAATGCTCGAAGCGAACTCCGAGGCGATCTGTTGTGTTCGGAGACGAGGACTCGAACCCCGAATAACTGGACCAGAACCAGTTGTGTTGCCAATTACACCATCTCCGAAAGAAGGTGCTCCCGGCCGCTTCACCGAAGAGAGGTGCCCGGAAAGCGAGCAAGATACTAGCGGCGGGGGTGCAGCCGGCCAAATCGGCAACCCGCCTCACCCATTCTGTAGGTAATCGCGGTGGCTATAGCAACCGGAATTACCTACAGAACGGGCGGCGCGAGGCGCGGCGGCGCGATGCGCGGCGCGGGCGAGGGCAGGCGGGGCGAGGCGGGGCGGGCGAGGGCAGGCGGGTGAGGGTGACGCGGGGTCAGCCGATCCAGTTGACCGAACGCCGGTAGCCGATCACCCGCCCGATCGCGACCGCTCCGGTCTCACGAATCACCTGGCGGGTCGGCGACGACATGTCCACCGGCGACACGAACGCCGTCAACCCGACCTCGTGTGCAATCCCCTTGAGCCGCAGCGAGTGGTACGGGTCGCTCACCAACACCACGGTGTCGATTCCCTCACCTCGCAACACCCGACCCGACGCGGCCAACGATTCCCACGTCGAACGCCCGTCATCCACGACGATCAGGTCGTCCTCGGGCACCCCCGCCGCGATCAGGTACCGCAAGCCCGAATACGCCTCGGTGAACCGGTCCCCTTCCGCCCGACCACCCGTCACCACGATGCGAGGAACCACCTCATCGAAATACAGCTCGGCCGCATGATCGAGTCGAGCGCGAAAGACGGCGGAGGGCGTCCCGTCGTATTGCGCGGCCCCCAGCACGACGGCCGCCTCCGCGGACGCCTTCGCCTCGGTGGCCTCGTCCCAGGTCGACGCCCACAGCACGTGCGCGAAGGTCGCGCCGAGGTAGACCACGAGCGCGACCACCACCGCACCGATCGCCCATCTCGTACGACGAAACGGAAGTCGCCGCCGCGCCTTCGCCGTCACCGGCCCCGAAGCGGTCGCTGCCGCCACCGACGACCCCGTCGACCCCGACGAATCGGACGGCACGGACGAGGACTGGCTCACCGAGCCGTAGGAGGGTTGGTGCATTCTGGCCACAAGCTCCTCCTTCGATACGGTGTCCGACCCCTAGCGCAGTCCAGTCTCCTAGAGAAGTGCCCTCGCGTCACGGATTCGACTGAGGGTCTCATCACGTCCGAGTACGGCGAGCGCCTCGAACAGCGGCGGCCCGACCGTACGGCCGGTGACCGCTACCCGAATCGGGCCCTGGGCCTTACCGAGTTTCAGCCCGTTCGCCTCGGCCATTTCCAACGTCGTCGCATGCAACGCCTCGGCGCTCCACTCCCCCAGGTTCTTGTACCGCCCGAGCACCTCATCGAGCCACGCTGCGGCGTCGTCGACCCCCTTGAGCGCCTTGTCCCACGAGGCCTCGTCGATGGAAATCTCGTCGAGGAACAAGAAATCGACCTGCGGCGGCACCTCCGACAACACCCGCGCCCGAAGCTGCACCTCCGCGGCGATGCGAGCGAACACGTCCGCGTCGTATCGCTCCGCCCACGGCTGCTGCGCGAACCACGGTTCGCAACGAGCGACGAACTCGTCGACGTCGAGCGCACGGATGTACTCGCCGTTGACCGCCTCAAGCT from Microthrixaceae bacterium harbors:
- a CDS encoding YdcF family protein, with product MHQPSYGSVSQSSSVPSDSSGSTGSSVAAATASGPVTAKARRRLPFRRTRWAIGAVVVALVVYLGATFAHVLWASTWDEATEAKASAEAAVVLGAAQYDGTPSAVFRARLDHAAELYFDEVVPRIVVTGGRAEGDRFTEAYSGLRYLIAAGVPEDDLIVVDDGRSTWESLAASGRVLRGEGIDTVVLVSDPYHSLRLKGIAHEVGLTAFVSPVDMSSPTRQVIRETGAVAIGRVIGYRRSVNWIG